AGATCATGCGCGGCGTGGTGTTGCTGCCGTAGGCGTCCAGGTTGGCGGCATCGTCGATCTGCAGCACCGCACCATCCAGGGCGACGCCGGCGAACAGGCCGCGGGCACGTGACCAGGACCAGATCTCGGCCTTCAGCTGGCCGTCGGTGGCGGCGGCAGCATTGCGGCCGACCGGGCCGGCGGCAACGCCGGCATCGGCGCCGAGCGTGAACTTGCCGTTGACCAGATTGTCCAGGCTACGGTCGTTGCGGAACACCAGCACCACATCCGAAGACTGGACGCCGGCCTGGAAGCCGATGCTGCCACCGGTCAGCTTGACGAACACCGGGCTGGACCAGGCGCCATTGGGCATGCGCACCGACATCAGGCCGTGGCCGCGACGACCACCAATGACCAGACCGGCCTTGATCGTGTCGGGAATGACGATGACCGCGCGGCCTTCGTCGAGCAATTTATCCGGAATCCCCTGGTCAGGAATTTCCTGGATTTCGGCCAGCACGCGCACGGCATTACGGGCGCGCTGGTCTTCCTGCGGTCCGGCCATGGCCTGGCTGGACAGCAGGCTGGCGGCGATCAGCAGGGCTTGGATCGGGCGACGCATGGCAGGCTCCAGAAGTCAGTCCATAGGAAGATATAGCAAGTGACTGAAATTAGTGGTGTTGTCATGAATCGCCAATGAGCGTTCCCTGCTCACATTGATGCGCACTATGCCTGCAATCCGAACCCTGCATCCCGGCGCGGCACCGGATCGGCGACAATACACACCATGCTCGACGCACCCGATACCGCCGTGCTGGCGGTCAACCTAGGCACGCCCGAGACGCCGACGGCCCCCGCCGTACGCCGTTACCTGGCCGAATTCCTGTCCGATCCCCGCGTGGTCTCGATTCCGGCGCTGTTATGGCAGCCGCTGCTGCGCGGGCTGATCCTGCCGTTGCGCAGCGGCCGTTCGGCGGCCAAGTACGCCCAGGTCTGGCTGCCGGACGGCTCACCGCTGATGGTCCACACCCGGCAGCTGGCGGAGGCGATGCAGACCCTGCTGCCAACCCTGAAGGTTCGCCATGCAATGCGCTATGGCGAACCCGCGCTGACCCGCGAGCTTGACCGCCTCGCCGCCGAAGGTGCACGTCGCATCGTCGTGCTGCCGCTGTACCCGCAGTACTCGACCACCACCACCGCCTCGGTCGAAGACCGTGTCGACGCCTGGCAGCGCCGCAACCCGGGCGTGACCGTCAGCCTGGTGCGTGACTACTCGATCGACCCGGGCTGGGTCGACGCCGTTGCCGGCTCGATCCGGCGCTATTGGGAACAGCACGGCCGCGGCCAGACACTGATGTTCTCCTTCCACGGCATCCCGCAGCGCCTGGCCGATGCCGGCGATCCGTATCCGCAGCGCTGCGAAGCCAGCGCGCAGGCCATCGCCAAGGCGCTGGGCCTGGGCAAGGACGACTGGCAGATGGGTTACCAGTCGCGCTTCGGCCGCGAGCGCTGGCTGCAGCCGTATGCCGAGCCCAGCCTGTGGGCGCTGGCCGAGTCCGGCGTGAAGCAGATCGACGTGGTCTGCCCCGGCTTCGCCACCGATTGCCTGGAGACGCTGGAAGAGGTCGCCATGGGCTTCACCGAAACGCTGGCCGAGCGGGGTGCGAAGATGCGCTACATCCCCTGCCTCAACGCCGAACCGGAGCACGCACGCGCCTTGGCGCGACTGGCCGTGGCCTCGCTGGCATGAGTCTGCAACCCTTTGAACTCGAGGTCGGCGGCACCCGCGTCGCCGGCCTGCGCAACCACGGCGACGGCCCGCGCGTGCTGGCCCTGCATGGCTGGCTCGACAACGCCGCCAGCTTCGTGCCACTGGCCCCGCACCTGTCGTCGCTGCAGCTGGTGGCGATCGATCTCCCCGGCCACGGCCACAGCGCGCATCTGCCGGCCGGTGCCAGCTACACCACGGCGGCCGCGATCTGTCACGTACTCGACGTCGCCGATGCATTGGGCTGGGATCGCTTCAGCCTGCTCGGCCATTCGATGGGTGCCGGCATCGCCAGCCTCACCGCCTCGGTCAGCGACCGGATCGAACGGCTGGTAGCGATCGAAGCACTCGGCGGCCTGCGCGGGCCGGAGGAAGAAACCGCGCATCGCCTGCGCGAACATGTGAACGCCACGCGGGGCCTGGCGCGCAAGCAGCTGCGGGTGTTTCCCGATCTCGCCGCGCCGATCCGCGCGCGGATGATGACCAACCAGCTCAGCGAGCACTGCGCACGGCTGCTGGTCGAGCGCGGCGTGGAACCGGTCGAAGGCGGCTATCGCTGGTGCAGCGATCCGCGCCTGATGCTGCCCACCGCGATCCGCCTCAGCGAAGGCCAGATCGACAACCTGCTGCAGGCCATCGCCTGCCCGACGCAGGTGATCTATGCCACGCCGGCGCAGTCCTACTATCCCGAGCCAATGCGCAGTGATCGCCTGCGGCACCTGCGTGATGGACGGCTGGCAGTGTTTCCCGGCAACCACCACCTGCACATGGAAGACCCGGCACGCATCGCCGAAGTGATCCTGCACTTCTTCAGCAACGACAACGCCGGCTGAGCGCAGGCGTCCGCGCGCTTCACTCTGCGCGATTGCGGCCGATACACCAGTTGCGGGCCCCTGCGCCCGCTGCACGCGGGTCCGGTCGGGCCTGCGGCGTGTGTCTGGTTCTGCAAGGAAGTCCGCATGCCCGCTCTGCCGCACCGTCACCCACAGGATGTGGCCACGGTGTCCCGTCTCCGCGTCGCTGATCGCGCCGTATCCCTCGAATTCCCGGCACATGCCCTGGTCACGCCTTCCGGCGTGTGCTGCGGCGTGGTCGTTGTCGTCTGCTGATCCAGGAGTCTCCGATGTCCATTGCATCCGCCCGTCCCCCTGATACCGTCCGTCTGCCGCACCTGCTGCAGATCGCCCGCGGCGCCGACCGCCGACTGCTGATCGGCACCACGGCACTGGCCATCGCGGGCCTGGTGCTGGCCCTGCGTGGCCCGCAGGTCGTGCCCGCGGCATTGGTCGCCGCCGCGGTGCTCCCGGCCTTGTGGCTGGCAGGTCCGCTGGCGGGCCGCGGCATCGCCCGCAATGGCCTGGCGATCCTGTTGTCGCTGCAGCT
The sequence above is a segment of the Stenotrophomonas maltophilia genome. Coding sequences within it:
- a CDS encoding lipid-binding SYLF domain-containing protein, with translation MRRPIQALLIAASLLSSQAMAGPQEDQRARNAVRVLAEIQEIPDQGIPDKLLDEGRAVIVIPDTIKAGLVIGGRRGHGLMSVRMPNGAWSSPVFVKLTGGSIGFQAGVQSSDVVLVFRNDRSLDNLVNGKFTLGADAGVAAGPVGRNAAAATDGQLKAEIWSWSRARGLFAGVALDGAVLQIDDAANLDAYGSNTTPRMIFEGRAAGSPSMDVVAFRDRLEEATYAARNNRNGNGGSAPRPAAAPAVAPAPVQAAPAAPAEATTAPLQNVPQNPPPQQQGFQPVNDGEIRTETLGGN
- the hemH gene encoding ferrochelatase produces the protein MLDAPDTAVLAVNLGTPETPTAPAVRRYLAEFLSDPRVVSIPALLWQPLLRGLILPLRSGRSAAKYAQVWLPDGSPLMVHTRQLAEAMQTLLPTLKVRHAMRYGEPALTRELDRLAAEGARRIVVLPLYPQYSTTTTASVEDRVDAWQRRNPGVTVSLVRDYSIDPGWVDAVAGSIRRYWEQHGRGQTLMFSFHGIPQRLADAGDPYPQRCEASAQAIAKALGLGKDDWQMGYQSRFGRERWLQPYAEPSLWALAESGVKQIDVVCPGFATDCLETLEEVAMGFTETLAERGAKMRYIPCLNAEPEHARALARLAVASLA
- a CDS encoding alpha/beta fold hydrolase, with translation MSLQPFELEVGGTRVAGLRNHGDGPRVLALHGWLDNAASFVPLAPHLSSLQLVAIDLPGHGHSAHLPAGASYTTAAAICHVLDVADALGWDRFSLLGHSMGAGIASLTASVSDRIERLVAIEALGGLRGPEEETAHRLREHVNATRGLARKQLRVFPDLAAPIRARMMTNQLSEHCARLLVERGVEPVEGGYRWCSDPRLMLPTAIRLSEGQIDNLLQAIACPTQVIYATPAQSYYPEPMRSDRLRHLRDGRLAVFPGNHHLHMEDPARIAEVILHFFSNDNAG